A window of Vicinamibacterales bacterium contains these coding sequences:
- a CDS encoding M24 family metallopeptidase → MPLDISAIQTALCDDGLDGWLLYDFHGSNEIARRLVGLSGTGKMETRRWYYLIPAEGEPRGLVHAIERHNLDTLPGSKQVYADRQQLEVGLRTLVSGQRRLAMEYSPNCAIPYLSRIDAGTVELLRRFNIEPASSGNLVQRFVARWNERALASHRKASERLHRIKDRAFDETGRALRNRTGPTEHDLQQQMVDWFAEEGLVSDSAPVVAVQEHSGDPHYLPQANNSRVVSADMLLLLDLWGKLDEPDTVFADITWVGYTGRSVPKPMQTAFSVITAARDKAVELIEARVQAEQALMGWEVDRAAREVIQLAGYGDWVLHRTGHSLGEQVHGDGVHLDDYETHDDRCLLPGTGFTIEPGVYSSEFGVRTEINMYIGEREALVTGPRQTEIVTLG, encoded by the coding sequence ATGCCATTGGACATTTCGGCCATTCAGACAGCGCTTTGCGACGACGGGCTAGATGGGTGGCTCCTGTACGATTTCCACGGTTCCAACGAGATCGCGAGGCGGCTAGTTGGCTTATCCGGTACCGGCAAAATGGAGACCCGCCGCTGGTACTACTTGATTCCGGCGGAGGGCGAACCGCGAGGACTGGTGCACGCGATTGAGCGACACAACCTCGACACGCTGCCAGGCTCAAAACAAGTCTATGCAGATCGACAGCAGCTCGAGGTCGGGCTGCGGACACTAGTCTCCGGCCAGCGACGTCTTGCAATGGAATATTCGCCAAACTGCGCCATCCCATACCTGTCCCGGATCGATGCAGGCACAGTCGAACTGCTGCGACGCTTCAACATTGAGCCTGCTTCGTCAGGTAACTTGGTACAGCGCTTTGTTGCACGGTGGAACGAACGGGCGCTCGCGTCCCATCGGAAAGCCTCCGAGCGACTTCACCGGATCAAAGACCGAGCGTTCGATGAAACCGGCCGGGCATTACGAAACCGGACTGGGCCAACTGAACACGATTTACAGCAGCAAATGGTTGACTGGTTCGCTGAGGAAGGACTGGTCAGCGATTCGGCACCGGTTGTTGCCGTCCAAGAGCACTCCGGCGACCCACATTATCTTCCGCAAGCAAATAATAGCCGAGTTGTCAGCGCCGATATGCTCTTACTCCTTGATCTATGGGGAAAGTTGGACGAGCCCGACACAGTGTTTGCTGACATCACGTGGGTGGGCTACACAGGCCGGTCTGTACCAAAACCAATGCAGACAGCCTTCAGCGTCATCACTGCAGCCCGAGATAAAGCAGTTGAACTAATTGAGGCACGGGTCCAAGCTGAACAAGCACTGATGGGCTGGGAAGTCGATCGCGCTGCCCGAGAAGTGATCCAGCTTGCTGGTTATGGAGATTGGGTATTACATCGTACCGGACACAGCCTCGGTGAACAGGTCCACGGCGATGGGGTGCATCTGGACGACTACGAAACTCACGATGATAGATGTCTGCTGCCTGGCACGGGCTTCACAATCGAACCAGGTGTCTACAGTAGCGAATTCGGTGTGCGAACCGAGATAAACATGTACATCGGTGAGCGGGAGGCTCTGGTAACCGGGCCACGACAGACAGAGATTGTTACACTCGGCTAA
- a CDS encoding quinone oxidoreductase, which yields MTHAVWVRQTGGPEVLSYEEYDPGPPAAGAARVKVSAAGVNFIDVYFRTGLYPADLPIVVGREGAGTVEAVGSGVEGLSPGDRVCWAMEPGSYAEVANVPADSLIAVPPGVPDEAAAAVMLQGMTAHYLVYATRPAVAGDTALVHAAAGGVGLLLIQMLKREGVRVIGTCSTAEKAALAMAAGADQIINYTTDDFVDAVTGWTAGRGVDVVYDSVGESTFEGSLRSLKPRGMMVLFGQSSGPVPSFDLNRLNPLGSLFVTRPSLVHYMRDRAELELRAGAVLSAVADGSLRVRIGQRFTLTDAAEAHRALEGRRTSGKVILVG from the coding sequence ATGACGCATGCGGTGTGGGTTCGACAGACCGGAGGGCCCGAGGTGCTCTCCTATGAAGAGTATGACCCGGGTCCTCCCGCTGCAGGCGCCGCACGGGTCAAGGTATCGGCAGCCGGCGTTAATTTCATCGATGTTTACTTCCGCACTGGCCTTTACCCGGCGGATTTACCCATTGTCGTCGGGCGTGAGGGAGCTGGTACGGTTGAGGCGGTGGGCTCTGGAGTCGAGGGGCTATCGCCAGGCGACCGAGTCTGTTGGGCGATGGAGCCAGGGTCGTATGCGGAGGTTGCCAATGTGCCGGCCGACAGCCTGATTGCCGTTCCGCCCGGTGTGCCGGATGAGGCAGCGGCTGCGGTGATGCTCCAGGGGATGACCGCACATTACCTTGTGTATGCCACGCGTCCGGCCGTTGCCGGCGACACGGCGCTTGTGCACGCCGCGGCTGGTGGCGTTGGCTTGCTCTTGATCCAGATGCTTAAGCGGGAGGGTGTCCGAGTCATTGGCACCTGCTCAACGGCTGAAAAGGCAGCGCTTGCCATGGCAGCGGGAGCTGATCAGATCATTAACTACACGACTGATGATTTTGTCGATGCTGTTACTGGATGGACGGCTGGTCGCGGCGTTGATGTAGTTTACGATTCGGTCGGTGAGTCGACCTTTGAGGGGAGCCTGCGCTCCCTAAAACCGCGCGGCATGATGGTGCTCTTCGGGCAGTCTAGTGGTCCGGTGCCGTCGTTCGATCTCAATCGACTTAATCCACTAGGCTCGTTATTCGTGACCCGTCCGTCGCTCGTACACTACATGCGTGACCGTGCCGAACTTGAGCTACGGGCAGGGGCCGTGCTAAGTGCCGTCGCTGATGGGTCTTTACGCGTCAGAATTGGCCAACGCTTCACACTCACCGATGCGGCAGAGGCGCACCGAGCTTTGGAAGGCCGGCGGACTTCTGGAAAAGTGATACTCGTCGGCTGA
- a CDS encoding Hsp20/alpha crystallin family protein, which produces MMLARWSPLDDFSDLHREVDRLFGRSWSNVATGVNEGAWVPATEVTSGEDGWQLRIALPGVNKNDVNVDLHGETLTIKGERTDTKRNDELHVSEIRYGRFERAFTLPAKVEGDKVNARFENGMLELTLPLAASARSRRIEIGAAAGKDIDVEKIA; this is translated from the coding sequence ATGATGCTCGCTAGATGGAGTCCATTAGACGACTTTTCTGACCTCCACCGGGAGGTGGACCGTTTGTTCGGCCGGAGTTGGAGCAATGTTGCAACAGGGGTGAACGAAGGAGCCTGGGTGCCGGCGACCGAGGTGACATCCGGAGAGGATGGATGGCAGCTTCGCATTGCCCTACCGGGGGTGAACAAGAATGATGTTAACGTCGATTTGCATGGCGAGACCCTAACTATTAAGGGAGAGCGGACCGACACTAAGCGGAACGATGAACTCCATGTTTCAGAAATCCGCTATGGCCGGTTTGAGCGAGCCTTCACGCTACCAGCAAAGGTCGAAGGCGATAAAGTGAATGCCCGTTTCGAGAACGGCATGCTGGAGTTGACGCTGCCACTAGCTGCGAGTGCAAGGTCGAGACGTATAGAAATTGGTGCTGCAGCAGGGAAAGATATCGATGTAGAAAAGATTGCTTAA
- a CDS encoding P1 family peptidase — MRRRLELFLTIVVITVGLWPVVLSQTADDRVRARDLGITPGVFPPGELNAITDVAGVSVGHTTIIAGENIRTGVTAIVPHSSNLFQEKVAGGVFVGNAFGKLAGSTQVEELGTIETPIVLTNTLSVGTAVEATVAHTLRREGNEDVRSVNAVVGETNDGGLNDIRGQHVTPLHVWAAIDNATSGPVTEGSVGAGTGTRAFGWKGGIGTSSRHLPARFGGYTVGVLVQSNYGGVLMMDGVPIGEELGRYSYSPPPQAGTLPSTSPVDATNEGSGSVMIVVATDAPVDARDLKRIAARAVFGLARTGSSYGNGSGDFAIAFTTSSEMRSRFGERTPRPRSILQPDAVSPLFQATLEATEEAVYNSLLQATTVTGNGRTAEAISIERVKRILRKYGRGR; from the coding sequence ATGCGTAGACGCCTAGAACTGTTTCTAACGATTGTAGTGATCACTGTCGGCCTGTGGCCAGTTGTCCTGTCCCAGACCGCTGATGACCGCGTGCGCGCGCGCGACTTAGGCATTACACCTGGGGTGTTTCCGCCGGGTGAGTTAAACGCTATAACTGACGTCGCCGGGGTAAGCGTTGGACACACTACAATCATTGCTGGCGAGAATATTCGCACCGGCGTCACCGCCATCGTGCCGCACAGCAGCAATCTTTTCCAAGAGAAGGTAGCCGGTGGCGTGTTTGTTGGTAACGCGTTCGGCAAGCTGGCGGGGTCCACACAGGTCGAGGAACTGGGCACTATCGAAACTCCAATTGTACTGACCAACACGCTGAGTGTCGGCACGGCCGTGGAAGCAACGGTTGCGCATACTCTCCGGCGCGAAGGTAACGAGGACGTAAGGTCAGTTAATGCTGTGGTCGGTGAGACCAACGACGGTGGATTGAATGACATTCGAGGACAGCACGTTACTCCCCTCCATGTCTGGGCAGCCATCGACAACGCGACTAGTGGACCTGTCACCGAAGGGTCGGTTGGTGCTGGTACCGGCACACGTGCGTTTGGTTGGAAGGGTGGCATCGGCACTTCTTCACGGCACTTGCCCGCACGCTTCGGTGGCTATACCGTCGGTGTTTTGGTCCAAAGCAACTACGGCGGCGTTTTGATGATGGACGGAGTGCCGATTGGTGAAGAGTTAGGCCGTTATTCATACTCACCACCGCCACAGGCGGGAACACTTCCGTCAACATCGCCCGTCGATGCAACCAACGAAGGCAGCGGGTCAGTCATGATTGTTGTGGCCACCGACGCTCCGGTGGACGCACGAGATTTAAAGCGGATCGCGGCAAGGGCGGTGTTCGGCCTCGCGCGCACGGGTTCGTCTTACGGCAACGGTAGTGGCGATTTCGCGATCGCCTTCACGACGTCTTCCGAAATGCGGTCTCGATTCGGTGAACGGACGCCCCGCCCACGCTCGATACTGCAACCCGATGCCGTGTCACCGCTCTTTCAAGCAACACTGGAGGCGACGGAGGAGGCAGTCTACAACTCCCTGCTCCAAGCAACCACCGTTACTGGCAATGGCCGAACCGCAGAAGCGATTTCCATCGAGCGTGTAAAGAGAATCCTTCGAAAGTATGGGCGGGGACGATAG
- a CDS encoding VWA domain-containing protein — MPSLRLSVGVGLVALWLTIGVLAQQVTQDAAQQPPVTFRLEVNYVEVDAVVTDENGNFIDDLALSDFKVFEDGKVQEVSAFSLVNIPIERAERTLVSSELIEPDVSSNERPFEGRLFVLLLDDLQTTPLHTAYVKAAAKEFIERHIGANDLTAVFFASGRTDVSQGFTGHQRLLLEAVDKFAGQGARSSVMGRNDTYFRYLSQEDFHNSRVVDELDFERGTKARATLGTLRELSDWLSGVRGRRKAVVFMSQGIDYDIYDVFNSPYASTIASELERTIGAAAQANVALYTLDPRGMTTIGSDQIEASLIQDDRFTGGETGLRNDSLRYNLRLAQDNLQDLADGTGGMAFINSNDLSNAFTRIVEDNSSYYVFGYYPTNDRRDGRNREIEVRVTRPGLVVRSRKGYQAPRGNEPRMELAEIEGASDELREVMTNPLPVSGLTLRVSAAPFLGERPKSSVAFMAEIGGQALTFTEKNGHFEDTIELSLTILDEENKIAGGETLSIPLELPPEAYEAVSNHGLKLNSRFDLEPGRYQVRVAAIETGSSRSGSILYDLEVPDFSEGPIEMSGIAIASVHASRTPAVKSDEQFQDVLPTQPTTLRDFELGDQLFVFVEIYDNEVDREHTVDITTTITADDGRVVFNVNDVRSSDELEGKRGGYGHALQIPLQGVDPGLYILRTEARSRIDRNAVVMREVPFRLHPTP; from the coding sequence ATGCCCTCCTTACGCTTGTCTGTGGGGGTTGGGCTGGTAGCGCTGTGGTTGACCATTGGCGTTCTGGCCCAGCAAGTGACGCAGGATGCAGCGCAGCAGCCACCCGTTACGTTTAGACTCGAAGTTAATTATGTCGAAGTGGATGCGGTTGTTACTGATGAGAACGGAAATTTCATCGATGACTTAGCCCTGAGTGACTTTAAGGTCTTCGAGGATGGGAAAGTACAAGAAGTCAGCGCTTTTTCTCTTGTCAATATTCCGATAGAGCGTGCCGAGCGCACGCTGGTTTCGTCTGAGTTGATCGAGCCCGACGTCAGTTCGAACGAGCGGCCGTTCGAAGGCAGATTGTTCGTTCTCCTTCTCGATGATTTACAGACAACACCACTACACACGGCCTACGTTAAAGCAGCTGCCAAGGAATTTATCGAGCGCCACATCGGTGCTAATGACCTCACTGCTGTTTTCTTTGCGAGCGGGCGTACCGATGTGTCACAGGGATTCACTGGTCATCAGCGCCTACTCTTGGAGGCCGTGGATAAGTTTGCAGGGCAAGGTGCCCGTTCCAGCGTGATGGGGCGGAACGATACTTATTTCCGATACCTCAGCCAGGAAGATTTTCATAACAGTCGCGTTGTAGACGAACTCGACTTTGAGCGGGGCACCAAGGCGCGTGCCACGCTAGGAACGCTCCGGGAACTTTCGGACTGGCTTTCGGGTGTGCGCGGTCGCAGAAAAGCCGTGGTCTTTATGAGCCAAGGGATCGACTACGACATCTACGACGTTTTCAATTCGCCATACGCTTCAACGATTGCGTCTGAGTTGGAGCGGACCATAGGTGCGGCTGCCCAGGCAAATGTCGCGCTCTATACCCTCGACCCTCGTGGTATGACAACTATTGGTTCAGACCAGATCGAAGCTTCGCTCATCCAAGACGACCGATTTACTGGCGGCGAGACGGGACTTCGGAACGATTCACTCCGGTACAACCTCAGATTGGCGCAGGACAACTTACAGGATCTGGCCGACGGGACAGGTGGCATGGCGTTTATAAACTCGAACGACCTGTCGAACGCGTTCACCCGAATCGTTGAGGATAACAGTTCTTACTATGTATTTGGCTACTATCCAACCAACGACCGGCGTGATGGTCGGAACCGAGAGATTGAAGTACGTGTCACCCGTCCTGGCCTTGTTGTCCGCTCGCGGAAAGGGTACCAGGCGCCACGAGGTAACGAGCCTAGAATGGAGCTCGCCGAGATAGAAGGTGCCTCTGACGAACTCCGTGAGGTGATGACGAACCCGTTGCCGGTAAGCGGGCTCACGTTACGCGTCTCGGCGGCACCGTTTCTGGGAGAGCGCCCAAAGTCGTCAGTTGCCTTCATGGCTGAAATTGGTGGGCAAGCTCTGACCTTCACTGAGAAGAACGGACACTTTGAGGACACGATTGAGTTGTCGCTCACTATTCTCGATGAGGAAAACAAGATCGCTGGTGGTGAAACCCTCTCGATACCTCTCGAGTTACCACCGGAAGCGTACGAGGCGGTATCAAATCACGGCTTGAAGTTGAATTCCCGATTTGATCTCGAGCCGGGGCGGTACCAGGTGCGGGTGGCGGCAATTGAAACGGGTAGCAGTCGGAGTGGAAGTATCTTGTATGACCTCGAGGTTCCAGATTTTTCTGAAGGACCGATAGAGATGAGTGGTATTGCGATAGCGTCCGTTCATGCGAGTCGGACGCCGGCGGTCAAATCCGATGAGCAGTTTCAGGATGTGTTGCCGACCCAACCAACCACGCTTCGTGATTTTGAGTTAGGTGATCAGCTATTCGTGTTCGTAGAGATTTATGACAACGAAGTGGACCGTGAGCACACGGTGGACATTACTACGACGATCACGGCTGACGACGGACGCGTCGTCTTCAATGTGAACGACGTCCGCTCGAGTGATGAGCTAGAGGGCAAGCGCGGCGGGTATGGGCACGCGCTCCAAATTCCACTGCAAGGAGTTGACCCTGGTCTCTATATTTTGCGTACGGAGGCACGTTCGCGGATTGATCGAAACGCAGTGGTCATGCGTGAGGTACCGTTTCGCTTACATCCGACTCCATGA
- a CDS encoding alpha/beta hydrolase — MFSVNRGVLAIGLVLAVVLPFSDAVGQSGQADIKAHRDIDYIDGADYPDARDRLDVFMPSDASGAPTVVFFHGGGLVNGDKAQGEFLAKALVPRGIGVVSANYRLSPTVKHPAHLQDAAAAFAWTVAHIADFGGNPEKVFLAGHSAGAYIAALLALDDSYIREVGLAKSSIHGSIPISPFLYVEEVAPDRPKTVWGTEVAVWHQASASSYIGGGKPPLLFVYADGDADWRREQILRAARELESAGQSSVETVEISDRTHASVVERLVEPDDPGTLQIADFVLRSDGGVH, encoded by the coding sequence ATGTTTTCTGTTAACAGAGGTGTCTTGGCGATTGGTCTTGTGCTCGCAGTGGTTTTACCGTTCAGTGATGCAGTGGGGCAGTCCGGACAAGCCGACATCAAAGCGCATCGTGACATTGATTACATTGATGGCGCTGATTATCCCGATGCTCGTGACCGGCTTGATGTATTCATGCCTAGCGATGCCTCCGGTGCGCCAACTGTAGTATTTTTTCACGGTGGGGGTTTGGTAAACGGCGACAAGGCCCAAGGCGAGTTCCTGGCTAAGGCACTTGTCCCACGAGGGATCGGTGTCGTTTCGGCCAACTATCGCCTGTCTCCAACCGTAAAACACCCCGCACATCTCCAGGATGCTGCTGCGGCGTTTGCCTGGACCGTGGCGCATATCGCGGACTTTGGTGGTAATCCTGAGAAGGTTTTTTTGGCGGGCCATTCCGCTGGCGCATACATTGCCGCGCTTCTGGCGCTCGATGACTCCTACATTCGTGAGGTTGGTTTGGCAAAGTCCTCGATTCATGGCTCGATACCGATTAGCCCATTCCTTTATGTTGAGGAAGTTGCACCTGACCGCCCAAAAACAGTGTGGGGGACTGAGGTAGCGGTGTGGCATCAGGCATCAGCATCCTCCTACATTGGTGGCGGTAAGCCACCGCTGCTGTTTGTCTATGCTGACGGAGACGCTGATTGGCGACGCGAACAGATTCTCCGGGCCGCGCGAGAGCTTGAGTCTGCTGGGCAATCCAGTGTGGAGACTGTTGAGATTTCTGATCGGACCCATGCTTCTGTTGTTGAGAGGCTGGTCGAACCTGACGACCCTGGTACCCTGCAGATCGCTGACTTCGTCCTTCGGTCGGATGGGGGAGTGCACTAG
- a CDS encoding threonine/serine dehydratase: MATNRHISLEDIRDAEGAIYAVAVRTPLVRLPVPDNSPLGRTKSSELYLKLETLQPIGSFKIRGAYNTVRQLTPDQLSQGVWTVSAGNAGQGVALAARTCGAKCSVMAMDTAPITKLAAIERFGAQLVKASHDECWQAVENHASERMDGVFVHPFDDNRFIAGNATAGLEILEDLPDVDAVVASIGGGGLIAGIGSALQALKPDTKILAAEPETASPLATSFQAGTASRFPNWEASFVDGAGGKTVLPSMWPLLSSLVDDSIVVSLKEVAYAMRLIAERTRVIAEGAAACAVAAALTGRAGSGKIVAIISGGNIDLPKFAALTADSTD, from the coding sequence ATGGCAACGAACCGACATATTTCCCTTGAAGATATTCGCGACGCCGAGGGCGCGATATATGCCGTGGCCGTGCGGACACCATTGGTTCGCCTACCGGTACCAGACAATTCACCCCTAGGACGAACGAAGTCCTCAGAGTTGTATCTAAAGCTTGAAACCTTACAACCAATTGGTTCTTTCAAGATTCGAGGCGCCTATAACACCGTCCGGCAACTAACACCGGATCAACTGTCGCAAGGTGTCTGGACCGTTAGTGCAGGCAATGCAGGGCAAGGAGTGGCGCTGGCCGCTCGGACGTGCGGTGCCAAATGCTCGGTGATGGCTATGGACACAGCACCAATCACTAAGCTTGCTGCGATCGAACGCTTCGGTGCCCAGTTAGTCAAGGCCAGCCACGACGAATGCTGGCAAGCGGTTGAGAATCACGCGTCGGAACGAATGGATGGCGTGTTCGTCCACCCGTTCGATGACAACCGGTTCATCGCAGGAAATGCGACCGCTGGACTTGAAATTCTTGAAGACCTGCCAGACGTCGACGCGGTCGTTGCTTCGATTGGTGGCGGCGGATTGATCGCAGGTATTGGTAGCGCGCTACAGGCACTAAAGCCCGACACAAAGATTCTAGCGGCCGAACCAGAGACCGCTTCACCGCTGGCTACATCGTTCCAGGCTGGAACAGCCAGTCGGTTTCCCAACTGGGAGGCTTCGTTCGTGGACGGCGCTGGTGGAAAAACCGTCCTCCCATCAATGTGGCCGCTGTTGTCGAGTCTCGTCGACGATTCCATTGTCGTTTCACTCAAAGAAGTCGCGTACGCTATGCGTTTAATTGCAGAACGTACGCGAGTGATCGCGGAGGGCGCTGCGGCCTGCGCCGTGGCGGCTGCGCTAACCGGGCGCGCCGGTAGCGGAAAGATTGTCGCGATCATCTCTGGCGGTAATATCGACCTCCCGAAGTTCGCTGCGTTGACAGCGGACAGCACGGATTAG
- a CDS encoding aminotransferase class V-fold PLP-dependent enzyme, translating into MLKSSPSSRQSDLPRLSRREFFGTTILGGTVGACASRGSAAPSRLPNAEAAIAARQALSDNIYTRMLGLKPHLAAMDHITALGGSRMPAEVMQAMHEANEQFVDMHELMRAAGARLAEVLGADAALVTSGSFSAMILGAAACLTGNDEAKIDALPHPTWSKRECLTQTSGRFGYDRAYRAAGMTMVNVETREQFADAITSNTAMISGLARLDYETADQPESMQVHELLEFGRRAGVPVIVDAASELPPTTTLTRWVDAGADLVVISGGKGIRGPQSTGILAGRRDLIEAATLHAAPNANLGRGMKVGKEEIMGFLVALDRYVKLDHDRVYAAWRRKAEYIANELQGIPGLVADVPQDDRGRPRVDLTWDGNSVSLSSAEVREGLKNGDPRIAMTGQAIQTRCMNDGEEILVAQRVQQFFRDEAQRLS; encoded by the coding sequence ATGTTGAAAAGTTCACCTTCGTCACGGCAATCAGATCTTCCACGCCTGAGTCGTCGAGAGTTCTTCGGTACTACAATTCTCGGTGGAACTGTCGGGGCATGTGCTAGTCGTGGCAGCGCCGCTCCATCGCGCTTACCTAATGCCGAAGCGGCCATCGCCGCGAGACAAGCGCTTAGTGACAACATCTATACCCGGATGCTTGGACTTAAGCCTCATTTAGCAGCGATGGATCACATCACCGCATTGGGTGGTTCTCGTATGCCAGCTGAAGTCATGCAAGCGATGCACGAGGCTAATGAGCAGTTCGTTGATATGCACGAACTGATGCGAGCAGCTGGTGCGCGTCTGGCGGAGGTTCTTGGTGCTGATGCTGCATTAGTTACCAGCGGTTCATTTTCGGCCATGATTCTTGGTGCAGCGGCCTGTTTGACAGGTAATGACGAAGCCAAGATTGACGCCTTGCCACATCCCACGTGGTCCAAACGTGAGTGTTTGACTCAGACATCGGGAAGGTTCGGTTACGACCGGGCCTATCGTGCCGCAGGCATGACGATGGTAAACGTTGAGACACGAGAACAGTTTGCCGATGCGATTACTTCGAACACAGCGATGATTTCCGGCCTCGCTCGGCTTGACTATGAAACCGCAGACCAACCTGAATCTATGCAAGTTCATGAGTTACTAGAGTTCGGACGTCGAGCTGGTGTTCCGGTGATTGTGGATGCTGCATCCGAATTGCCACCTACGACGACCCTGACTCGTTGGGTTGATGCTGGTGCAGACCTGGTTGTCATTAGTGGAGGGAAGGGTATTCGTGGACCACAGTCGACCGGAATCCTGGCCGGTCGACGGGATCTGATCGAAGCAGCCACATTACACGCAGCACCCAATGCGAACTTAGGACGTGGTATGAAGGTTGGCAAGGAAGAGATCATGGGTTTTCTTGTAGCGCTCGACCGGTACGTTAAATTAGATCACGATCGAGTGTATGCCGCTTGGCGACGAAAGGCCGAGTACATTGCTAACGAACTCCAGGGGATACCAGGCCTTGTGGCTGATGTCCCACAAGATGACCGTGGTAGACCTCGAGTGGACTTAACTTGGGACGGAAACAGCGTATCGCTGTCCTCAGCAGAAGTCCGTGAGGGGCTCAAGAACGGAGATCCCCGGATCGCTATGACTGGTCAAGCCATCCAGACGCGGTGCATGAATGACGGGGAGGAGATTTTGGTTGCTCAGCGGGTTCAACAGTTCTTCCGCGATGAGGCGCAGCGACTGTCATGA
- a CDS encoding cytochrome c gives MTFLRALSVMILLFTASAIHAIDQDADSKTIHDGVYTEAQAARGARFWENICSECHVDDEFVGEAYMGSWTNVPISELFDLITVTMPEDNPGSLLDEEYAAVIAYVLSLNELPAGEEELPAVYEALQQIVIQGPYSQ, from the coding sequence ATGACATTCTTAAGAGCACTTTCGGTGATGATTTTACTGTTTACAGCCTCAGCCATCCACGCAATTGACCAAGATGCCGATTCGAAAACGATTCACGACGGCGTATATACCGAGGCTCAAGCCGCACGAGGCGCTCGGTTCTGGGAGAACATTTGCAGTGAATGCCACGTGGATGACGAGTTTGTCGGTGAAGCCTATATGGGCAGTTGGACCAACGTTCCAATCTCCGAACTATTCGACTTAATTACCGTTACGATGCCTGAAGACAATCCGGGGAGTCTTCTCGACGAAGAGTACGCTGCAGTTATCGCATACGTCCTCAGCCTTAACGAACTTCCAGCTGGTGAAGAAGAGTTGCCAGCCGTCTATGAGGCGCTGCAACAGATTGTTATTCAGGGGCCTTACTCGCAGTAA